A single region of the Variovorax paradoxus genome encodes:
- a CDS encoding NmrA/HSCARG family protein: MSILVIGATGTIGSLVVQGLASAGAQVSAFVRAPGKQSFPAGVKEVVGDLTDVPSLRAALSSVRTLFLLNAVTPDEVTQALVALNLAREAGIERVVYLSVIHADKFTNVPHFTGKHTVERMIESLGIPAAILRPAYFMQNERMVQQVIQGYGVYPMPIGSTGVAMIDARDIADAAVAELLRRDGAPAPLPRTTLELVGPELLTGESVAKIWSAALGRDVAYGGDDVAAFEAQMAGQGPSWLAYDMRLMMAGIQEFGMHGADGAVERLQAVIGHPLRKYGDFVKEAIAASQPAPSPVK; the protein is encoded by the coding sequence ATGAGCATTCTCGTCATCGGTGCCACCGGCACCATCGGTTCCCTCGTCGTCCAAGGCCTGGCCAGCGCCGGCGCCCAAGTCAGCGCGTTCGTTCGCGCACCCGGAAAGCAAAGCTTTCCGGCGGGCGTCAAGGAGGTCGTCGGCGACCTGACCGACGTGCCCTCATTGCGCGCGGCGCTGTCGTCGGTGCGCACGCTGTTTCTGCTGAACGCCGTCACGCCCGATGAAGTGACGCAGGCCCTGGTCGCGCTGAACCTGGCACGCGAGGCCGGCATCGAGCGCGTCGTCTACCTCTCCGTCATCCATGCGGACAAGTTCACCAACGTGCCGCACTTCACCGGCAAGCACACGGTCGAGCGAATGATCGAAAGCCTCGGCATTCCGGCGGCCATCCTTCGGCCGGCCTACTTCATGCAGAACGAGCGCATGGTCCAGCAGGTGATCCAGGGCTACGGCGTTTATCCGATGCCGATCGGTTCCACTGGCGTCGCAATGATCGACGCGCGAGACATTGCGGATGCTGCCGTCGCCGAACTGCTGCGCCGCGATGGCGCGCCCGCGCCGCTGCCGCGCACGACGCTGGAACTGGTCGGGCCCGAGCTGCTGACAGGAGAGTCGGTGGCCAAGATCTGGAGTGCCGCGCTCGGCCGTGACGTGGCTTACGGCGGCGATGACGTGGCCGCCTTCGAAGCGCAGATGGCAGGGCAGGGGCCGTCATGGCTTGCCTACGACATGCGCCTGATGATGGCCGGGATTCAGGAGTTCGGCATGCACGGTGCAGACGGCGCAGTGGAACGCCTGCAGGCGGTCATCGGGCATCCGCTGCGCAAGTACGGTGACTTCGTCAAGGAGGCGATTGCTGCATCGCAGCCTGCCCCAAGCCCGGTCAAATAA
- a CDS encoding NADP-dependent oxidoreductase: MTTTQRAVLIRAYGSPAEVAEIARPVAGQGQVLVRVRAAGVNGIDWKVRDGLVQQAFPLQLPAVLGIELAGVVEAVGPGASRFRAGDRVMGPLGGLGAYAEFVAVDEVNLVRTPQGLDDVHAAAIPVASVAAWQSLHHAGPIGTGQRILIHGAAGGLGGYAVQYAKRAGAEVFATASAAHLDHVRSLGADHVIDYRAQRFESVARDIDLVLDYVGGEVLERSWQVLKKEGAIVGTSSPDILARTPPGRRGLWFMNKPDTALLERLAAEIAQGTLVSKLGEAVGFADIPAAIERNRTDSRIGKVVADFSR; encoded by the coding sequence ATGACCACCACTCAACGTGCTGTGCTGATCCGGGCCTATGGCAGTCCTGCCGAGGTCGCCGAGATCGCCAGGCCCGTGGCAGGGCAGGGCCAGGTTCTGGTTCGCGTTCGGGCCGCCGGCGTGAACGGCATCGACTGGAAAGTTCGTGACGGCCTGGTCCAGCAGGCTTTCCCGCTGCAACTGCCCGCGGTGCTGGGTATCGAGCTTGCGGGTGTCGTCGAGGCGGTCGGCCCCGGCGCGTCGCGCTTTCGTGCGGGTGACCGCGTCATGGGGCCGCTTGGCGGGCTGGGTGCCTATGCCGAGTTCGTGGCGGTCGACGAGGTGAACCTGGTGCGTACGCCGCAAGGGCTGGACGACGTTCATGCGGCCGCCATCCCGGTGGCGTCCGTGGCAGCTTGGCAGAGCCTGCACCATGCGGGCCCGATTGGCACAGGCCAGCGAATCCTGATCCACGGTGCAGCGGGAGGGCTGGGCGGCTATGCCGTGCAATACGCCAAGCGGGCGGGCGCTGAAGTGTTCGCAACCGCGTCGGCCGCGCACCTCGACCACGTGCGCAGCCTGGGCGCGGACCACGTCATCGACTACCGGGCCCAACGCTTCGAGTCGGTCGCGCGGGACATCGACCTGGTGCTCGACTATGTCGGCGGCGAAGTGCTCGAACGCTCTTGGCAGGTGCTGAAGAAGGAGGGCGCGATCGTCGGCACCTCGTCGCCCGACATCCTTGCACGCACGCCGCCCGGCCGCCGCGGCCTGTGGTTCATGAACAAGCCGGACACCGCCCTGCTGGAACGGCTGGCGGCGGAGATCGCCCAAGGCACGCTGGTCTCGAAGCTCGGCGAAGCCGTGGGCTTCGCCGACATTCCAGCGGCCATCGAACGCAACCGCACCGACTCCCGCATCGGCAAGGTGGTCGCGGACTTCTCGCGCTGA
- a CDS encoding LysR family transcriptional regulator, producing the protein MDLNALSDFALVATNGGLGKASRASGRSKATLSRRIADLEEQLGVRLIERSARGLKLTEAGQLLMDRTEGPMHEVADAMTSAREGLSVPRGRLRIASPVLFSQLAMGRISAGFCSAYPEVTCEVVADDRLVDLVEEQFDAAIRINPSPDSSLVGRCFAKDRLVVVAAPSVPVPKPGMAGAVPGIVSTNFQGGNWTLDDGRLVIEPIPRLRLSSFLMIRDAAVAGAGAALIPQSIAWTQLTRGELVQWGVVSGVEVGLWVLHTSRRLPAPKVRAFVEFMCEQYPQESLVLNG; encoded by the coding sequence ATGGACCTGAACGCACTGAGCGACTTCGCGCTCGTCGCAACGAACGGCGGCCTCGGAAAAGCAAGCCGCGCCAGCGGCAGATCGAAGGCCACGCTGTCCCGGCGCATCGCGGATCTGGAAGAGCAGCTCGGCGTGCGGCTCATCGAGCGCAGCGCCCGCGGGCTCAAGCTCACGGAAGCCGGCCAGTTGCTGATGGACCGCACCGAAGGGCCGATGCACGAGGTGGCCGACGCCATGACTTCCGCGCGTGAAGGCTTGTCGGTACCGCGCGGGCGCTTGCGTATCGCTTCGCCGGTGCTGTTCTCGCAGCTTGCGATGGGCCGCATCTCCGCCGGGTTCTGCTCGGCCTACCCTGAGGTGACGTGCGAGGTGGTGGCGGACGATCGCCTGGTCGATCTCGTCGAAGAGCAGTTCGACGCCGCGATCCGGATCAATCCGAGCCCCGACAGCAGCCTCGTGGGCCGGTGCTTCGCCAAGGACCGGTTGGTGGTGGTGGCCGCGCCTTCCGTGCCGGTGCCAAAGCCAGGCATGGCCGGCGCCGTTCCCGGCATCGTTTCAACAAACTTTCAAGGCGGAAACTGGACGCTCGACGACGGGCGCCTTGTGATCGAGCCGATTCCAAGGCTGAGGCTTTCCTCGTTCCTGATGATCCGCGACGCTGCGGTCGCGGGCGCAGGCGCCGCCCTCATACCGCAGTCCATCGCGTGGACCCAACTGACGCGCGGAGAACTGGTTCAGTGGGGCGTGGTGTCGGGTGTGGAGGTAGGGCTCTGGGTGCTGCATACATCCAGGCGGCTTCCCGCGCCGAAGGTGCGAGCGTTCGTCGAATTCATGTGCGAGCAATATCCGCAGGAGTCGCTCGTGCTGAACGGCTAG
- a CDS encoding TetR/AcrR family transcriptional regulator: MPKHGVKEARATSADTGEPKRRRLSRQDRYRQLIEVAWRIVRESGTDVLTLGSLAEQAGIAKPVVYDHFATRNRLLAALYGEFDMQQNALIDAAIENSEPSLAGRASVIAGSYVDCVLAQGRELPGVSAALAGSPELESLKRESEAAFLQKCRALLAPFAPGKDIGVAGLRAMLGAAEALSYAAAMDEISASQAKEELLETILGMVSRQQRPASRRPASRPVS; the protein is encoded by the coding sequence ATGCCCAAGCACGGGGTTAAAGAGGCACGCGCCACATCGGCCGATACCGGCGAGCCCAAGCGCCGCCGCCTCTCGCGGCAAGACCGCTACCGGCAACTCATCGAAGTGGCGTGGCGCATCGTGCGCGAATCGGGCACCGACGTCTTGACGCTCGGTTCGCTCGCCGAGCAGGCCGGCATCGCCAAGCCGGTGGTCTATGACCATTTCGCGACCCGCAATCGGCTGCTAGCCGCGCTCTATGGCGAGTTCGACATGCAGCAGAACGCGCTGATCGATGCCGCCATCGAGAACAGCGAACCGAGCCTGGCCGGGCGCGCATCCGTGATTGCCGGCTCGTACGTCGATTGCGTGCTCGCGCAGGGACGCGAGTTGCCCGGCGTGAGCGCGGCGCTGGCGGGCTCCCCTGAACTCGAGAGCCTCAAGCGCGAATCGGAAGCGGCCTTCCTGCAGAAGTGCCGCGCGCTGCTGGCACCGTTTGCCCCCGGCAAGGACATCGGCGTTGCCGGGCTGCGCGCCATGCTGGGCGCGGCCGAAGCCCTGTCGTATGCGGCAGCCATGGACGAGATTTCCGCATCGCAGGCCAAGGAGGAACTGCTCGAGACAATCCTGGGAATGGTGTCGCGGCAGCAGCGGCCCGCTTCGCGCCGCCCCGCGAGTCGACCGGTTTCCTAG
- a CDS encoding NAD(P)H-dependent oxidoreductase yields the protein MHALIVVSHPDPESLTHHVARKLAEGVALADEGHTAEIADLAAEGFDPRFTAGDHASHRKQAPPDSDVTREQQRIDRADALVLVYPVYWWSFPGLLKGWIDRVFANGWAYDERDGKLVKRLGHLPVHLVAIGGADPGTYDRHGYFDAMKTQIDHGIFGYCGAPVVTSEFLLESDLPDRTAQLEAARDLGRGLFSVVAA from the coding sequence ATGCATGCGCTCATCGTTGTCTCGCACCCGGATCCGGAATCGCTCACCCACCACGTGGCGCGCAAGCTCGCCGAAGGCGTAGCCCTTGCCGACGAAGGCCACACGGCGGAAATTGCCGACCTTGCAGCGGAGGGTTTCGACCCGCGCTTTACCGCGGGCGACCATGCGTCCCACAGGAAGCAGGCGCCGCCCGACTCCGACGTGACGCGTGAACAGCAAAGAATCGACCGCGCCGATGCGCTTGTGCTGGTGTATCCGGTGTACTGGTGGTCCTTCCCGGGGCTGCTCAAGGGCTGGATCGACCGCGTGTTCGCGAACGGGTGGGCCTACGACGAACGGGACGGCAAGCTCGTCAAGCGCCTCGGCCACTTGCCGGTGCACCTCGTCGCCATTGGCGGCGCCGACCCTGGAACCTACGACCGGCATGGCTACTTCGATGCGATGAAGACGCAGATCGACCATGGCATCTTCGGCTACTGCGGCGCACCCGTGGTGACGTCCGAGTTCCTGCTCGAATCCGACCTGCCGGATCGCACCGCTCAACTGGAAGCCGCGCGCGATCTTGGGCGCGGGCTTTTCTCAGTCGTTGCCGCTTGA
- a CDS encoding VOC family protein — MPLRPLLQCADLEATKAHYRDVLGFATVDSERDTLTVVKDDCSLIFTRQDLWKVPMACSGTFYFAIADVDGYYEAVKEKASIAWPLQDMSYGSREFGLRDCNGYYLAFRSSGND, encoded by the coding sequence ATGCCGCTGAGGCCTCTCTTGCAATGTGCGGACCTTGAAGCCACCAAAGCCCACTACCGCGACGTACTCGGATTTGCGACGGTCGATTCCGAACGCGACACCCTGACCGTGGTGAAAGACGACTGCAGCCTGATCTTCACCCGGCAGGACTTGTGGAAGGTGCCGATGGCTTGCAGCGGCACCTTCTACTTCGCAATAGCCGATGTGGATGGCTACTACGAAGCTGTGAAGGAAAAGGCTTCGATCGCGTGGCCGCTGCAAGACATGTCGTATGGCTCGCGGGAGTTCGGGCTGCGCGACTGCAACGGCTACTACCTGGCTTTCAGGTCAAGCGGCAACGACTGA
- a CDS encoding RidA family protein, with amino-acid sequence MAQRDVVFPPGRQALYEKNRYSPAIRSNGFLFVSGQVGSRPDGSPEPDLEAQVRLAFENLNAILAAAGCTFDDVVDVTVFVVDPEANFEKIWNVVPEYWGNAPHPTLTGIGVTWLYGFKFEIKVIAKLPETSQPRG; translated from the coding sequence ATGGCTCAACGTGACGTCGTTTTTCCGCCCGGGCGCCAGGCGCTCTATGAAAAGAACCGCTACTCGCCGGCGATCCGGTCCAACGGCTTCCTGTTCGTTTCAGGCCAGGTCGGCAGCCGGCCCGACGGCTCGCCCGAACCCGACTTGGAGGCGCAGGTTCGGCTTGCCTTCGAAAACCTCAACGCAATCCTGGCGGCCGCGGGCTGCACGTTCGACGACGTGGTCGATGTGACCGTCTTCGTCGTCGACCCGGAAGCGAACTTCGAAAAAATCTGGAATGTGGTGCCGGAGTACTGGGGCAATGCGCCGCACCCGACGCTCACCGGCATAGGCGTGACGTGGCTCTATGGCTTCAAGTTCGAGATCAAGGTGATTGCGAAGCTGCCGGAAACCAGCCAGCCTCGCGGGTAG
- a CDS encoding LysR family transcriptional regulator: MDRFDAMQAFARVVEAGSFTRAADTLNMSKTTVTQLVQQLEARLRVKLLNRTTRKLSVTADGAAYYERVVRLLADMDDAETSLSSASALPRGHLRVDVPSPLARMILVPALPAFYARYPDIQLDMGVSDRTVDVIGDNVDCVVRGGELTDRSLMARRVGDLQLGVYAAPRYLELAGTPLHPRELEDTHHRIVGFLWSRSGKTFPYAMRLGEERIEVQGRYVLSVDDGNAYLAAGLAGLGILWLPDYMAKPHLAGGELVRLFDGWQLDSMPLYVAFPPNRHVSAKLRVFIDWVAELMAQHAPVGARRQLRP; encoded by the coding sequence ATGGACCGCTTCGATGCGATGCAGGCATTCGCGCGCGTGGTGGAAGCAGGCAGCTTCACCAGGGCGGCCGATACGCTGAACATGAGCAAGACCACGGTAACGCAGCTGGTGCAGCAGTTGGAGGCAAGGCTGCGCGTCAAGCTGCTCAACCGCACCACGCGCAAGCTCAGCGTCACGGCCGATGGTGCCGCCTACTACGAGCGCGTGGTGCGCCTTCTGGCCGACATGGACGACGCCGAAACCAGCCTCTCGAGCGCCTCGGCATTGCCGCGCGGCCATCTTCGGGTGGACGTGCCAAGCCCCCTGGCCCGCATGATCCTGGTGCCGGCATTGCCGGCGTTCTATGCCCGCTACCCCGACATCCAGCTCGACATGGGCGTGAGCGACCGCACGGTGGACGTGATCGGCGACAACGTGGATTGCGTGGTGCGCGGCGGCGAGCTCACCGACCGGTCGCTGATGGCGCGCCGCGTGGGCGACCTGCAGCTGGGCGTCTATGCGGCCCCGCGCTACCTGGAACTTGCGGGCACGCCGCTGCACCCGCGCGAGCTGGAAGACACGCACCACCGCATCGTCGGCTTCTTGTGGTCGCGCAGCGGCAAGACCTTTCCGTACGCCATGCGGCTCGGCGAAGAGCGCATCGAGGTGCAGGGCCGCTACGTGCTGTCGGTGGACGACGGCAATGCCTACCTCGCGGCCGGCCTCGCCGGGCTGGGAATTCTCTGGCTGCCGGACTACATGGCCAAGCCGCACCTGGCGGGCGGCGAGCTGGTGCGGCTTTTCGATGGCTGGCAACTCGATTCGATGCCGCTCTACGTCGCGTTTCCGCCGAATCGGCACGTCAGCGCCAAGCTGCGCGTCTTCATCGATTGGGTGGCCGAGCTGATGGCGCAGCACGCGCCTGTCGGTGCCCGGCGCCAGCTCAGGCCGTGA
- a CDS encoding DsbA family oxidoreductase: MAAMTSHLKIDFVSDVSCPWCAVGLGSLEAALRRLAPDVTAELHFQPFELNPQMPAEGQDTFEHLNQKYGSTREQQAQSREMIRQRGAEVGFEFSPEGRPRVYNTFNAHRLLHWAELESPAKQAALKKLLLKAYFTDSQNPSDPEVLVRAATEAGLDAARAREILASDEFARETRERERMYTDAGIHSVPAIVINDHHLISGGQPVEVFERALRQIAGAQPSTVVTA, from the coding sequence ATGGCGGCCATGACCTCTCATCTGAAGATCGATTTTGTTTCCGACGTGTCTTGCCCCTGGTGCGCCGTCGGCCTGGGGTCGCTCGAGGCGGCGCTCCGGCGCCTGGCGCCAGACGTCACGGCCGAGTTGCATTTCCAGCCCTTCGAGCTGAATCCGCAGATGCCGGCCGAAGGGCAGGACACCTTCGAGCACCTGAACCAGAAGTACGGTTCCACGCGTGAACAGCAAGCGCAGTCGCGCGAGATGATTCGCCAGCGCGGGGCCGAGGTGGGCTTCGAGTTCAGCCCCGAAGGCCGCCCCCGCGTCTACAACACCTTCAACGCCCACCGGCTGCTGCACTGGGCCGAGCTCGAAAGCCCGGCCAAGCAGGCGGCGCTGAAGAAGCTGCTGCTCAAGGCTTACTTCACCGACAGCCAAAACCCGTCGGACCCCGAGGTGCTGGTGCGCGCAGCCACGGAGGCGGGGCTCGATGCGGCGCGTGCGCGTGAAATCCTGGCAAGCGATGAGTTCGCCCGCGAGACCCGCGAGCGCGAGCGCATGTACACCGATGCTGGCATCCACTCGGTGCCCGCGATCGTCATCAACGACCACCACCTGATTTCGGGTGGGCAGCCGGTCGAGGTGTTCGAGCGGGCGCTGCGTCAGATTGCGGGTGCGCAGCCCAGCACGGTCGTCACGGCCTGA
- a CDS encoding MFS transporter — protein MANTTAQEPKGKHQSKKATASGWIGSALEYYDFFIYATAAALIFPQIFFPKGDPQIAIIASLATYGVGYVARPIGALLLGHWGDTHGRKTVLILCMFLMGFSTIAVGLLPTYDQVGLWAPAMLVVLRLIQGFAVAGEISGASSMILEHAPFGRRGFFASFTLQGVQAGQIMAAAVFLPLAHYMDKDAFNSWGWRIPFLLSFIVIVAGYIIRKEVDETPAFTEVEKSATVPKAPVIQAVTESWGDMLRVLLCSLMNVIPVVATIFGAAYAVQPGYGINFEKDIYLWIPVMGNILAVIVIPVVGNLSDKVGRRLPIVVGALGSGLLSFGYLYAISIHNVPLAIVMSLLMWGVVYQGYNAVFPSFYPEMFPTRTRVSGMAISQNIGTAITALLPALFVAVAPPGAANIPLTVGAITLAICAIAAVSAWSARETYRVHMNDLGKRDAIPVDKPEYDRLREQTLVDARMAKAAA, from the coding sequence ATGGCAAACACCACGGCCCAAGAGCCGAAAGGCAAGCACCAGTCGAAGAAGGCCACCGCCAGCGGCTGGATCGGCTCGGCGCTGGAGTACTACGACTTCTTCATCTACGCCACCGCCGCGGCGCTGATCTTTCCGCAGATCTTCTTTCCGAAGGGCGACCCGCAGATCGCGATCATCGCGTCGCTTGCGACCTACGGCGTGGGCTACGTCGCACGGCCGATCGGCGCACTGCTGCTGGGCCACTGGGGCGACACGCACGGCCGCAAGACCGTGCTGATTCTGTGCATGTTCCTGATGGGCTTCTCGACCATTGCCGTCGGCCTGCTGCCGACGTATGACCAGGTCGGCCTGTGGGCTCCCGCCATGCTGGTGGTGCTGCGGCTGATCCAGGGCTTTGCGGTGGCCGGCGAGATTTCGGGCGCGAGCTCGATGATTCTGGAACACGCGCCGTTCGGGCGCCGCGGCTTCTTCGCGAGCTTTACGCTGCAGGGCGTGCAGGCCGGCCAGATCATGGCGGCCGCCGTGTTCCTGCCGCTCGCGCACTACATGGACAAGGACGCCTTCAACTCATGGGGCTGGCGCATTCCGTTCCTGCTGAGTTTCATCGTCATCGTGGCCGGCTACATCATCCGCAAGGAAGTGGACGAGACGCCCGCCTTCACCGAAGTGGAGAAGAGCGCAACGGTGCCCAAGGCACCAGTGATCCAGGCGGTGACCGAGAGCTGGGGCGACATGCTGCGCGTGCTGCTGTGCTCGCTGATGAACGTGATTCCGGTGGTTGCCACCATCTTCGGCGCCGCCTATGCGGTGCAGCCGGGCTACGGCATCAACTTCGAGAAAGACATCTACCTCTGGATTCCGGTGATGGGCAACATCCTGGCCGTGATCGTGATCCCGGTCGTCGGCAACCTGTCGGACAAGGTCGGCCGCCGCTTGCCGATCGTCGTCGGTGCGCTCGGCTCGGGCCTGTTGTCGTTCGGTTACCTGTACGCCATCAGCATCCACAACGTGCCGCTGGCCATCGTGATGTCGCTCTTGATGTGGGGCGTGGTCTACCAGGGCTACAACGCCGTGTTCCCGAGCTTCTATCCGGAGATGTTCCCCACGCGCACCCGCGTCTCGGGCATGGCGATTTCGCAGAACATCGGCACCGCCATCACGGCGCTGCTGCCGGCGCTGTTCGTGGCGGTGGCGCCCCCCGGTGCTGCCAACATCCCGCTCACCGTGGGCGCCATCACGCTGGCAATCTGCGCCATTGCCGCTGTCTCGGCCTGGAGCGCCCGCGAAACCTATCGCGTGCACATGAACGACCTGGGCAAGCGCGACGCAATTCCGGTCGACAAGCCTGAATACGACCGGCTGCGCGAACAGACACTGGTGGATGCACGCATGGCCAAGGCAGCCGCTTGA
- a CDS encoding bifunctional sugar phosphate isomerase/epimerase/4-hydroxyphenylpyruvate dioxygenase family protein — protein MHRSIATVSLSGTLRQKLEAVSAAGFDGIELFESDFVNFKGSASELGRIAADLGLSIDLYQPFRDFEGMPEAQFRRSLERAERKFDLMEAMGSPMMLCCSNTSPLAIDDPALAAAQLHELAERAARRNLRVGFEALAWGRFTSLYGQAWNIVREAGHPNLGLILDSFHTLSLKDDPAGIAHIPGDKIFFLQMADAPLLSMDVLQWARHHRAFPGQGDLAVVGFFEQVLRAGYTGPLSLEIFNDIFRETPNRRTAVDAMRSLLYLESEAQRRMAAAGNATDASVPPQRVELFNPPPVPALSGLSFIEFAADESSAGTLAVLLGQLGFRRVGRHRSKAVVLYRQGEINLIVNAQPDSFARSRFEAHGTSVCALGVRCADPLAAVDRATAMRSQRHDSPVGPDELRVPAIVAPGGNLIHFVSEALGANGLYEADFILEEDATEAGGAGLTQIDHVALGLAVDQLDTWVLFTRAVLGLEPGESLELADPFGLIRSRGVADAARSVRLVLNVSLSQRTRTARTLSVTGGGAVHHIALRCKDIFESVERLRANGTRFVPISGNYYDDLATRIDLDPALLARMRAAGVLFDRSAAGDYLHIYTESIEGGLFFELAQRTAGYDAYGALNAPARMASQAQE, from the coding sequence ATGCACCGCTCCATTGCCACCGTTTCTCTCAGCGGCACGCTTCGCCAGAAGCTCGAAGCCGTTTCGGCCGCGGGCTTCGACGGCATCGAACTGTTCGAGAGCGACTTCGTCAACTTCAAGGGCAGCGCCAGCGAGCTCGGCCGCATTGCCGCCGACCTTGGCCTTTCGATCGACCTGTACCAGCCGTTTCGTGATTTCGAGGGCATGCCCGAGGCGCAGTTCCGGCGCAGCCTGGAGCGCGCCGAACGCAAGTTCGACCTGATGGAAGCAATGGGCTCGCCGATGATGCTGTGCTGCTCGAACACGTCGCCGCTCGCCATCGATGACCCGGCACTTGCCGCGGCCCAACTGCACGAGTTGGCGGAGCGCGCCGCACGCCGCAACCTGCGCGTGGGTTTCGAGGCGCTGGCCTGGGGCCGCTTCACGTCGCTCTATGGCCAAGCCTGGAACATCGTGCGCGAGGCCGGTCATCCGAACCTCGGTTTGATCCTGGACAGCTTTCACACGCTGTCGCTGAAGGACGATCCCGCGGGCATCGCGCACATCCCGGGCGACAAGATCTTCTTTCTGCAGATGGCCGATGCGCCGCTGCTGTCGATGGACGTGCTGCAGTGGGCCCGCCATCACCGCGCGTTCCCGGGGCAGGGCGACCTTGCCGTGGTCGGGTTCTTCGAGCAGGTGCTGCGCGCGGGCTACACGGGGCCGCTGTCGCTCGAGATCTTCAACGACATCTTCCGCGAGACGCCCAACCGCCGCACCGCCGTGGATGCGATGCGCTCGCTGCTGTACCTCGAGAGCGAGGCGCAGCGGCGCATGGCCGCGGCCGGCAATGCCACCGATGCGTCCGTGCCGCCGCAGCGCGTCGAGCTTTTCAATCCGCCGCCCGTGCCGGCGCTGTCGGGCCTTTCGTTCATCGAGTTCGCGGCCGACGAAAGCTCGGCCGGCACGCTCGCCGTATTGCTCGGGCAGCTCGGTTTTCGCCGCGTCGGCCGGCACCGCTCCAAGGCCGTGGTGCTGTACCGGCAGGGCGAGATCAACCTGATCGTCAATGCGCAGCCGGATTCGTTCGCGCGCAGCCGCTTCGAAGCGCACGGCACCTCGGTGTGCGCGCTGGGCGTGCGCTGCGCCGATCCTCTGGCGGCGGTCGATCGCGCCACTGCCATGCGATCGCAGCGGCACGACAGCCCCGTCGGTCCCGATGAACTCCGCGTGCCGGCCATCGTGGCGCCGGGCGGCAACCTCATTCATTTCGTGTCGGAAGCATTGGGCGCCAACGGCCTGTACGAGGCGGATTTCATCCTCGAGGAAGACGCAACCGAAGCCGGCGGCGCCGGCCTGACGCAGATCGACCACGTGGCCCTTGGCCTTGCCGTGGACCAGCTCGACACCTGGGTGCTGTTCACACGCGCCGTGCTGGGGCTCGAGCCGGGTGAAAGCCTGGAGCTGGCCGATCCGTTCGGGCTGATCCGAAGCCGCGGCGTGGCCGATGCCGCGCGAAGCGTGCGGCTGGTGCTCAACGTGTCGCTGAGCCAGCGCACCCGCACCGCGCGCACGCTGAGCGTGACGGGCGGCGGCGCGGTGCACCACATTGCCTTGCGCTGCAAGGACATCTTCGAAAGCGTGGAGCGGCTGCGCGCCAACGGCACGCGCTTCGTGCCCATTTCGGGCAACTACTACGACGACCTGGCGACGCGCATCGACCTCGACCCGGCGCTCTTGGCACGCATGCGTGCCGCGGGCGTGCTGTTCGATCGCTCGGCGGCTGGCGACTACCTGCACATCTACACCGAGAGCATCGAAGGCGGGCTCTTCTTCGAACTGGCACAGCGCACCGCGGGCTACGACGCCTACGGGGCTCTCAATGCACCCGCGCGCATGGCATCGCAGGCGCAGGAATAA
- a CDS encoding alpha/beta fold hydrolase, with translation MTRLNVVREGSGPFVVLSHALGCDLHMWDGVAEQLARGHTVIRYDHRNHGGSEVVPGALRIETLAQDVAELIQRETGGEPVHFVGLSMGGMTAQALAVRHPELLRSVVIANSSAHYPDQSPWRARVETVAAKGVEAIAPGAVSRWLTHGYVTTQEGKAAAQALNEVLVRTDAQAYIESCNAVAAIDFRESNRRFTVPTLVIAGLQDEATPLAMSEAMVAAIPGARLATIDAAHLSSVERPVEFTQLLIDYWRSL, from the coding sequence ATGACCCGTTTGAACGTCGTCCGCGAAGGCAGCGGCCCCTTCGTCGTGCTGAGCCATGCGCTGGGTTGCGACCTGCACATGTGGGACGGCGTGGCCGAGCAGCTTGCGCGCGGCCACACCGTGATTCGCTACGACCACCGCAACCATGGCGGCTCCGAGGTAGTGCCCGGTGCGCTGCGCATCGAAACCCTGGCGCAGGACGTGGCGGAACTCATCCAGCGCGAGACCGGTGGGGAACCGGTGCATTTCGTCGGGCTTTCGATGGGCGGCATGACGGCGCAGGCACTGGCAGTGCGGCACCCCGAACTGCTGCGCAGCGTGGTCATTGCAAATTCGTCGGCCCACTACCCCGATCAGTCGCCCTGGCGCGCGCGTGTCGAAACAGTGGCCGCCAAAGGCGTGGAGGCCATTGCGCCCGGCGCCGTGTCGCGCTGGCTGACGCACGGCTATGTCACCACGCAAGAAGGCAAGGCGGCCGCGCAGGCGCTGAACGAGGTGCTGGTGCGCACCGACGCGCAGGCCTATATCGAGAGCTGCAACGCCGTGGCCGCCATCGATTTTCGCGAGAGCAACCGCCGCTTCACGGTGCCCACGCTGGTCATTGCCGGCTTGCAGGACGAGGCCACGCCCCTGGCCATGTCCGAAGCCATGGTGGCCGCCATTCCAGGGGCGCGGCTGGCCACCATCGATGCGGCGCACCTGAGCTCGGTGGAACGGCCGGTCGAATTTACGCAGCTGCTGATCGATTACTGGCGCAGCCTCTGA